From Eriocheir sinensis breed Jianghai 21 chromosome 35, ASM2467909v1, whole genome shotgun sequence:
gcacaaggaaGATTTGGGGAAATACTCGtaatgcttagctctggttgctggaggaggagaggcaggagctggcgtgagcgtcgggctcggcaggggacgtccacgatgggaatgggcggtcctggtgatggacagacgggcgccggttggtgtggagaggcgggcgccacttggtgtggagaggcgggcggcTCGGGGCAGTGTTTTGGGGGCCCGATCTCTTCCCGCCTCTTGTTGGTTTGTGGTGGTTttcggggggctgagtggagagatggacacctctctcactcaactccaactcgctgcctttcttgcttcctgctgctcgtctcctgactagcccgcctcacacagcaggccgtgggtggtgtttGGGTCGGGGGCTGAGAGGaaagatggacacctctctgaccagcccgcttctcTGTGGTTTCTCGCTGCCGCTCCTTACTGTAGTGGTGTTCGTCTCCACACGTCTCCCAAGCTTGCctcttgctgcagtggtgcttgtctcctcactggcccgtgggtctccttgccctcgccttctcgcctttgctcctcgctaagctcctcccccttcttcatgtgactccctctcggcattacaatcaaaccctacctacctaactaactagttattggtttcttagggggttcgaggctttgagatgagggatttcagtaagtCTCGtttatatattcgctcattcgctcgccgtgttatcttctcataaccttttacgcacttacattccttagccacccattcactccctcactcattcactctttcactcattcacgctcccactcgctcacacttactcactctgtcactcactgacttactcacattctctcgttcattcacgcactcgcttacacttactcactctgttactcactgacttgcataccctctcgctcactcacattcggaACGTTAcagttgcaagtaaaacaacaaaggagaaaggaggagcatgccatcccaacccccaggcagtacagagtttGCTTTTTATGCTTTAAATATATAGAAGGTACAAGTAGGCATAAAGGTCTATACTCAGAAGCACGGAGTTAGCTTATAGAGAACGGAAATAGCAGTATATAATTACATGGAACAAGAGCACAGAACGTTAAATCTTAAAACTGCTGAGAGATACATGCCTCATACCGCCCGTCTAACAATCAACACCCCAAGGAATTATCTACCAACTATGGGAAACGAGGGAAAAATAATTAAGGTGAAGACCATTAAAATGCTAACTATTGTCGAGCTGCTGGTGTGAAGGTAGCTTATCATGTGCCTTTTGACTTGTATCACTTCGTAGGTGCTCCTGATCCTCTCTTCTGCATATTCTCAcactattattactatatttATCCTTTCAGACTATATAAGTAGAATGTACCATCGCAGAGTAATTTTCATGCGCTCCGAACCAAAGAGTCTATGCTCGGCTTCGGCCCAAAAttactagattgtcgtactcagcctcccatgtTTACTGATTTGGGGATTTCCGACCAAAAAACTGTCTTCTCCACCCCAGTAACTAGATTCATATGTAGTTATTggtaaaatggttaattattggtgtttgggggcaatagttatgggtcaaaaCCTGGTAAAtccgatgctctgagtacgataatctagcaatgGTGGGAAGGCCGTGAAATCCTACCAAAGTCAAACAAGATAAAAGCTGCCTGAGATAACAAGCTGATGTGTCCAAAAAAATATCATATGGCCAGGTTCACGTTATTCCGAGGTTTACATTTTACTTGTGACCTCtgaaccagcgttgccagattatcgtattcaccacattgtattcatcctttttaagcctcaaactctcgtacctacacaaatgacgatagattattgaagttagcgttaaaactcttaCTTACTGATGTTTCTTTGtgcttttttgctatagttatcggtcagaaactacgaaaatacctcccttgttgtgcattcattcctaccattgtatctttttagtttcatggtgctacctactcatgtattactagttgtataatcacattctgccctgcctgggggttgggatggcatgttcctcccttctctcttgttgtttacctgcaataataaactatcaatcaatcaatcaatcagtttcatggtgctacctactcatgtattactagttgtataatcacattctgccctgcctgggggttgggatggcatgttcctcccgtctcccttgttgtttacctgcaataataaactatcaatcaatctacctgcaacaataaacaatcaatcaatcaatgcgatgagtacgataatttggcaccgCTGCTCCGAACCCTCCGCCAAGAGCCCAAGACCCAGACCGCAACACTAGCCCGCACTGGTTTCAGGGTCGTGAGTCGTGACGTCGTTGCTGCCGGTGGAGTGCGTCGCTTGTTCTTGGTCAGCAGTGAAAATTCCCTCATCAGCCGCCCGGAGAACCAGGAAACACTGCCCAGCCTGAACAGAGCGCGCAGCCACCACCATGTCTCTGGCACGGACACTCTCCCGCTCCCTGCCCCTGCTGCAGACCCGGGCCGCCCCCAGggtcgccgcccccgccgccgcctaccACGAGAAGGTGAGTGCCTCCCCCTGCACCTGGAACACCGGGCCGCCAGGGGGGAAGTTGTAGAGGAAGGCCACGATATAGACACCCTGACAGTTCTGACGTTGCGCAAGGAACAGTGACTTGGGTAATTGCGTATTGCCTAACCTTCAACCCATCAGAGTGCGTCGTTTGACACTAAGGGCCGtgttacaagtccaatccaagaagtttctgGTAGCTACAGTGTTGTTCATCCCAAAATCTGTaaggacccaaaacttcttggatCTGGATATTAATGCGCAGGGCTCAGCAACCCCCCCCCATTAGAGATTAGGTtgtgtaaagttcggttggagtagccatgctcccccacccaaacaaCCCCGATTTCCCACAGGttccccaagatcgttaggggaaggggattaggcctttttctttactttttaagtacttgcgccttcatattatggttgagggacatgtatttcatcccttaactataatatggaggcgtaatatcatattttgtaggtgcggagtcaatctccaccaTTAccctgcactgcattcagggtcTAAAGAAGAATCCATGATGTAAATtttaactttgccagaggtggctaccctctcgtgaataTTACTCACTATATCCTGTTATCTTGAACTATTTATCATTTAAACCTGTGGGGGAACAAAGGGGGAAACCTTTATTGTTAGGTGGTTCAGGTTCAGGTAGATTGCGGAAGTCTTGCCTTTGAATCGGCACTTCATGATGTGGTCTTTGTGGACTTGTGGTCTGGGTGTGGGTCTTATATCTGATTTAGCTTCACTATATtgatttcatctttttctctcgtatttcccAGAATTTATAAATCGTTCTTTTACTTTGTTCAATCACTTGCTCATCAAAAAGGAGTCTTCCGATTAtactttcttcatcttcgtcataGGGTCGTTGCAACATTAAATTTTTCCCCCGTTCTTCTCTATAAGCATCACACTGCAGCAAAAAGTGGTTCAAGCCTTCTTTAACAGCTCCACACATTACACAGATTATTGGCTCATTCTTAAATCTTTTTCTAtcccctatctatctatttgtatggCATTTAAACATAATGATCGACTCTTCACTGTTGTCATATATTTCCTCTTGCCCTCCAATTTCTTTTCTCCATACTCTTTACAGCtttaaactttccttttcttgcaCGGTGCTTTTCCACTTGTCTGTGTCCCACTTTTTCGCCAACTTTAGCATTACTAACTGCTGTTCCTCTGATCCCCACTAATCTTCTGTCCTCCAACAAaccctttatccatttattcttcctcttttccagtcTCATTTCCTCAACCACCCTCTCTAGGGGGTTGTTACTTTCCCCTCTCAATATGTGCTGCAAGTATTTCAGTTGCCCCTccattatccttcccttcatGCTGGAAATTCCTATTTCTCCCCTTAACGCCGCTTCTTGTGTGTAGCTAGGTGCTCCCGGTATTTTCCTTCCTACACTTTTCTATTCTTTGCagtttttgtatttcttctttgttAAAATCAATCACATTTGCAGCATATAAGATTCCTGGTAGGGCTATACTTTTCCAATACACCTTTCCTGTTGTTAATCTTGCACAACTTCTAGCAATTACGGAGTACGTTAGGTTGGCCATTTTTACCGCTCTTTCCtgcattatttgtttttgttgtttgaatAAGTTTCTGCTGTCATTAACAGTTATTCATAGGTATTTCCATTTGTTGCTAACCTTTATACCTTCTATTTCATTAggtttttctttcatattaaaTATAATAATATTGCTTTTTTGCTTAttaatttctaggccacattcccTCCCTGATGCCAATACTTGTTCTATCACCTCTTTTGCTGGTTAGATTAAACTAAGGGGAGATCTTGCCCCCCTCATTACGTTGTGATGTTATGTTTGGTTAGATTTGTTAAGTTTATTAATATACCGGTACATTAAATGTTTGTCGTACACCTTTGCTACACACTTGTCAGTATGGCAGGCACCGATCGAGGCGGCCACTCACCTCTGGCAGCAGCAGAGTCCGCCTCCCTCTTTTCTGGTACTGTGGGGATGatgcttattttatttatttattttttttttttatgtaattgaTATTTGTTATTACCCTTTCACACACCAATGACATCTTTGGCTGTCATCAGCTTCTGAGGCTAAGAGGTGCTAATGATAACTTTGGCCATCATTACAAGAATGTTTTAAAAGAAAGGGTCACTATAAGGATGATGCCCAGCCAGTGGGCAGACCTTAGCTGGCCTTGTGAAGTAAaaaagtttttttattttttattgaacaGGTTATTAATAGATTTTTAAAGTCAAAAGTGCATATATTGCATGTTGTccatcttatattttttttcacattcactttTGCAGATAATGTTCTCCTTTAcagataataaatataataaagtaCAAATACCGTCATCTCACAATAAGACCAAATTCATCTCTTTAGGATGATCAATAACTGCCTCCACGCTGCAGTGGTTATGTTCTTTGCTGTGAATCTGCAGGCCTGGGTTtaaatcctggcctgggcagtcagcatgcagtccacccatctgttcatcctttcttttggGATGGTAGATCAGTGGGTACCTGatgaaacctggggaaggtaaactggtaactcagatgttacactggccctgtgctgcGTTATAGGGTTCTCTCTCACTGCAGGCTCAAAGGGTGAATGGGAAAGAAATCAACACCACTGCCAAGCACAAACAGCTTATTCTCCCAACTTTATTTTTACCATAAAATCAACGAAACTAAAATGTCCATGTGACTGGTACCCCCCAGCTTCAGTTGGTCAAGTGCATTTCATGTCTTTCTACAAACACCTCTGATGTGAAAGGATTATTGATATTTGTTATGTGTCAAAATGACAAtatggaagtggaagaggaggaacaaaattcTGGCAACTAGTATTTTTCACAGGGAATAATTAGCAATTCACAATAAACGCATCAAAAATTACCAGAAATAAAGCTTCATACAGCATTGTGTGGTGGGTGAAGTTAAAGATATTTACCAGAACAAGGGCTGCCTCTAATCTCTTATTACTATATTTCCCAGAATATTTGGTATTAATCTAGTTTTATATCCATCGCACTGCAGAATTTGACATTTTCTTCTGACGGGTATCTTGTCATACTATTCATCTTTGTAATCATTTCCTGGGGAAATGGCTTGATTTGGGATTGGGAGGAGGGGCTAGAAGGTAatgtttggtttggttagattaaAATCAGGGGGTCTAACTTGTAATATGCTTCACAATATGCCATTGTCAGTATGGCATTTGAGGCAATAGCTCAACTCCAGCAGAGGCAGAACCTGCCCTCTGCATGGTCATGTGAGGATTTAAGTCCTAAATTTTCaatatgtgtatttacctatttgttgtttagtacagggcctgagctcaagcttgtacggtcctgtctcccaatctatatttggacactgcctgcttcaacaatgtctgcttagtccattccatgtatccacacccctgtatggaaaactgtacttctttgcCTTTtaaacaagtcccctttctcaatttcttgctgtgttctcttagttgcctcctcacTTCCATCTCaattaaatcatttctatccaacacatCCACTCCACTTGTGTTcctgtacactgctatcaggtctcTTCTTTCTTTGAGTGTTGGTAAGCCCAGTTCCTCCAATCTAGTCTCGTATGACAGATTTAATAGTTCTGataccatcttagttgcaatcCTTTTGAATCCTTTTGAGTTTCCTAATATCCTTTTTCCTGTGTGATGACCAAAcatgtgcatgtatgtgtgtatcattattattgttattattatacatgcatgttattattattgttattattatgagtGAAACTTAATTTTTGAGAATTTTGATTTGATTGCTATTAATCACCAGTGCCATGTCTGTACGTAAATATACGGGCAACCCGATCCATCCCCTCAGTGCCATGtctctatatatgtatatagacCACAGTTTAAAAAACTGCAGCATGTTGCCAGTGTGCTCAAACTTGCTTGGCTTGTAGGCTGGCCTTTGTTCTGCCaatcccatcctccctcctcctcctccttcgacccAAGCCGCGCCCCCGGAACACCGAGTCAGTCTCTGCCTTACCGTCATTTGGGAACACTGTCACATGTGTTATTTACATATGAATGTCGTCAATATTGTTATAATTCATGCATATAAGTGTACAGAACAGTGTTATAAGTCATAAATGTAATACTATTATAGACGTCAAAGGTTATTTAAATATTATTACTGCCACAACACAATAAATGTGTGTCACTGTTTGAATGTAATCTGTGCCACTGTGTCACCTTCTATATGTGTTAAATGCATGGCTTCCCTCACGTATGTGCGTAAATATACTCAAAACCTCATGATATACCTCATACAAGAGTGTGTGCACCAAAAAAACTACATCACTAACTCGCACCACATCTACTTAAAAAATTATCAAGTTCCAGTCCAGGTTATCGACTTTCACCTAATATTGTAACTGCACAAGCCATTTTGTCATAGAAAACATAAACTGAAGTGTCCAAAATGCACATATTTATTGTTTTATGTCATGATATAGTGattaagccaaaaaaaaaaattaattgctCAGCACCAGGAGGTTGGCAGACATCATTGCCTCTGGCACTGAAGGGGTTAATGTTCAATATCTATTTGTGGAAATCATCAGgtttggggagggaggagggggaggtatatTTGGAGAACAGTAAGCAGGTTGATTAGCAATTTATCAAAACACCTGATTTGAGCAGTTTTGTACACCATTGATGAGACGGGGAACTTGTAGGTGTTCACTGAATGTTTTCTCTCAAAATTAGCAATGACACTAACAATTAATAACATTTGAAAATGGTAAAATTAACCCGTGGGCATCGGCAATGGGAAAGTTGAGAAGTGgtaacattacactgcattttgagactaagaaaagagcatatcatcatcagagtactcctctcataaccataaagccattaaaaatatttacttttactcaaactccattctttttgggtggtggttgttacaaaataaacagtctcctgacacgtggcatctagctgagagtcacttgttgtctactttagataatTTGACAAGTGAATACTGTATGGATaactaattcagtctgccatgaccttacagcaccacctatgacaaataagcccacctcaagatgaGTCActcaccacaatgacccagggcatgcatggtgggttgctctatgccgccaccatTTACAATTGGCTctaattaggcgttttgagccgagccacAAACGGGCTCCTCCGTTTCAGCAGACCGACTCgtgggagcccaaaaatgggtctgccgacgctgccgggttaagggATTTTAGGGGGTGGAGCCCCCTGGATAGGTTAATTAATATATTCAGTTGATTCTGTGACAAGaagtggtacaggtaactctagatttacacgagtattgtgttcttgaagaggtcgcgtaaatcaaaaacaatgtaaatcaaataagaggtaggtttctatcgaaaaataattattcacttcatttagtggagagagagagagagaaatatccatatcaccgagatatccactcgggcactcggtctcagcctcactcgtgtgaggaagaaatgagggacaccatgagcgactggctagtattggtaccggtaccgtaccatatagctggtaccgttagtaccggtactggtacctgcccacccctattgttgagtagcgtggcagcgtgggtactgtattgttgttcaagtggcgcgcggaaagaactgagctcagctgtgtggccacagcgctgtgtgagtccagttgcgtgagacatctggtggccactccgtaaaatatcgcatataagtgaaaaaacgtgtaaattgaacatttatatggattttgggccccgcgttatttaaaaaatgtgtatattaaacatttatatggattttggaccccgcgttatttaaaaaacgcgtaaaccaaacacgTGTAAATCGAGAGCTACCTGTATCAAGCAAGAATACCCTCCTCTACAGAAGGGTTTTGGGCAGGTTAGTATCAGGAGTAGGGAATTTCAATAGATGTTATTGAGTTACTGACTGTGTAAATTTGCTGTTGCCCCTCCAGGTAATCGACCACTATGAGAACCCTCGCAATGTTGGATCGATGGACAAGAACGATGTGACGGTGGGCACAGGCCTGGTGGGGGCTCCAGCGTGTGGGGACGTCATGAAGCTGCAGGTGAAGGTGGATAGCGACGGGAAGATCATCGATGCCAAGTTCAAGACATTTGGTTGTGGCTCAGCTATAGCCTCCTCGTCCCTGGCCACCGAGTGGGTCAAGGGGAAGACAGTAAGTTGTTGAGGAAACACTTCAGAATGTGCCTTGGGTTTGCTCGGCAATTTGTCTGCACCATGCAGTAAGTAATTGTAATAATTTGTGATTTATTTGCCAAGAAAGCCTTATACTGTAAAGCATACAGTAGGTAATACATACTGTCCTCTCTTGCTTCTTACCagtgaagatggtggcagtgtccaccgaaactgtctGGTAAATATACCTCAAAATAGTCATGAcaggttttttttctcattttaactCTCTTGAGCAGGGCTGTTCAactattatgagcaaaggtccagttagacaagttcaGATGTATGTAGAAGTCCATAAATGTTGTAActggaccccaggctccaggagtagaaaaaTCTAGCCTAGCTAAGTAACCTGAAGGTCCTGGCAacggattcttgcaagtgtatttcctcaaCCTTGACTGACTGTCAGTGCAAGAATGCATCGCCAGGATCTTCATGTTATTTAgttatatttttctactcctGGACCCTGGCGTCCAGCTACAACACTCAGAAGGTCCAGATTCTGACCACAGGCTGCCAGTTTAGTAGCCCTGCTCTAGAGTATATAGTCATTTACTGATGTGAGTATTGATTGGAACAGTGCTCACaaattgggtccttcactgagctctaCCTGCCATCTGATGGCCCTGGTAGAACTACCAAAAAAAATATGCATACGGCGTACGTCCATATAATTTTTCTCATAGCTATGTTATAGAGACACTTGACTTACTAGTAGTATTTAAGAAATggggaaatgcaagaaataggagatttaaatatattttttcccacataaacaatcgtcacatgctcTGTTGTTCCTTTAGAGTTCCATATATAGtaaatgtaatattataagataCTAAAGATGtgtattatgatttaaattagaaatatgaaataagtataatGCTTGCTGCCGGCAGCATGCGATATGCCtagcagcagtgtaaacaacctcccacactctgattggagggacagaggaatctatcgtgttgaggcagcggcgtgccagccagaggaatgttgagtggcaaaattttcaacactaccTTCCACCACTACTATAAGATTGAGAGCATGGCACCGTGCCAGActtttcttttcttgcatgaTGGAAATATCTACCCAAGAGGCTGCATTcatgcattcctattaaccacgggatggagtgttgaaggatatatcgatgaatgctcttattttgccaacagtgttcattataatgacatgaataatgtacagcactcagattttttggTGTAAACATAATGGTGACCGTTACAACTGAGGTTTCgctagtttggtacagaaaaatgtcaattaagcctcgctggaccccagTACACCGCATGTTTGGCTCTGGCAGGGCCagttcagtgaaggacccaattggGAGGCATGCTCCAGTACAGAGGTCAGATAAATGCCACTGATGAAGCTTCAGTCTGCCATTAAAGAGTAGTCACAGTCCAAGATATGTTATTATCTGGCTATACTAGGTATGTGGTATGGAAGATTTAGGTATAGTTTTAAAACAAGTTGTATAAAATGCAATAtaattttaatttaattttgcaACTGATTATTTCAGCTTGATGAAGCATTAAGGATCAAGAATGTTGATATTGCCAAAGAACTGAAGCTGCCCCCAGTAAAGCTTCATTGCTCCAGTAAGTGCTatgctcctcctcatcatcatctctgaTGAGAAGAGCCGtgtcacattttcctctttctcctgataTACAAATATTAGTAGGAAAGATACATAGGAATTAGAAGTGGTGAACACACCCTGATGAGAAGTATGCCAGGTGTCATGTCATCCTCTTTTTCAGTGCTTGCCGAGGACGCCATCAAGGCAGCGCTCAGTGACTACCGGGTGAAGCAGTCCTCCAAGGAGAAGCTGAAACAAGAACAGCAGTAGGTAGTATTAAGGGAGAGTCCACAAAGGATATTTCATTTTAGCTGGAAATACATATGGATTCATTCTGTAAAGATCATGTCATAATACTCATAAATGTACGTGACAAGCAAGTTATTCCTGAATATTGCAAAGATGCTACTATCAGTTTCAAAATTCAACCAGATTGCATcaactttttattaatttttaacCATACTTGCACAAGTTCCATTCACTTTCATGACTTAAGTAGTTTTCTAGCCAACCAACTGCAGCTTTTATTGGGTAAGTTTAAAACTACCTATCTATTATATACCTTAAAATTATTTAGTTTCAAATTTTGTAGATACTCTTTAGCATTGTACATACAGTGTGATGTCATTGTTATcccattttttcattcatcttttgtCACAGGCTCATCTAAGTTACAGTACAGCCTACCTAATTAGGTGTTAAGTTCAGCAGATATTTAATGCATATGAAAATATTTAGCTTTACAAAAATTCTATATTGTATATATGACAAAACTGGATTTGATTAAAAATTTAAACATTTTGAAGCTATCTCAATTTAATAGTTCTGATGCCAAACTCCCCACAGGAACCCTAGCAAAGAGAATTGTCATGGCAAAGGTCTCCAGTTGTTTGTTCATCTCGTCATACCAGAAGCATTTCCCATTTAGTCAACAGGGGCATAACCCTAGCAGGGGGTGTTGCCATACCCACCCTATATCGCCAAGACTGGGGTTCCCTGCAGGCAAGTCACCATGTGGGCCCCCTCCTCATCATAAGTGCCTCATGGTAGGAACTGTAGACTTGCTCAAGCCACCAACCTTTTGGGCATCCCCttgggcctcctccactcaggattgtctcttacagaaacagcCAGGTTAGCAGAGCCAGCTTCTGCGTAGCGTGCCACATGCCAATATAGCCGGAGCTGCCATTGATGGACCATCCAGGTAATAGGTctcaaatcagtctcacggagcaaTCACCAGTTTGGCAAAATCAATCCAGCGATGTCACATGATTCTGCGCAGGCACTTATTATCAGTGGCATCAGTCCACCTTTTTCAAGTCACTGTAGTCtgttgtttcatttcatctgtccatcacCAAAGTGGGAATtctgatagatgtggcacctgtaCATATCTAGTTTGTGAATACAtaaaaatcaactgttgtgatagatattcatttttatttttcaataatatatttgaatgtttatgcaTACAAAAAAACTTAGTCCTTATGAATCCCAaattgatcttcacgcaatcatgaACCAACAATGTgcaagtggacagatggaatgaaactgaCTATAGTGTCATGTATCACAGAcaaagagtaagacagggagcaaagCAACAACAGAACAATGGCAGGTCTCTCAAGGAAGTCTTTGCCCATGGTGTTGTAGACTCGCTCAGCatgagtatatggcattgtcaGTACTTGTGCAGAAGGGCAAAGATCTGGATTATCAAGTCACATGCTCCCTGTCTtattgtatggctgtgagacatggacactgaataacAACTTGTAGAGGCCTATGGTAATAACTGCCTACACAAAATCATGGGATATTGCTGGGATGACTTTGTCTCAAACTGGcgactactccatgagactgatttGACATCTATTATCGGGATGCTCCATCAACACCTGCTCCAgctatatgggcatgtggcacaCTACCCAGAAGCCAACCATGCTCACTGGATTGTTAATGAAAAAGACAACCCTGTGTGACCTCGGGAACACCCACAGCGTTCGTGGCCCGATCAAGTCATCAGGTAATTGGAATGAGAAGTAgtcctgcatggagacttgcccaaaGAAACCCCCAAGTCTGGCatcatagggtgggtgaggcaacgtGCCCCCACCGATTGATTCAATGCCCTtgccacacacatgaacagactgtattATTTCCTCTAGTAACTCTTCAAACACCTATACCTTGGTCTTTGGAAAAGTCCTAAGGGTTTCGCCTCCTCATGCAATGCCATGAGAGCCTCCAGCGAGTTTGCAAGTACAGTCATACCCCTCCCTTCATTGTTAATTGATTCCAGCAGCTGTGGCAAAGTTGCTAAAACCTTGTAAAATGCCATAAAGCTAGTATACACATGAAACTAGTGCCATAAGTTGCTATAGGTGTCTGGATGTCATGTGTTTGACCTAACCTATTGGAAATATATTTTTGTTGCTTAaaactttcccacccttt
This genomic window contains:
- the LOC127007374 gene encoding iron-sulfur cluster assembly scaffold protein IscU-like, with the protein product MSLARTLSRSLPLLQTRAAPRVAAPAAAYHEKVIDHYENPRNVGSMDKNDVTVGTGLVGAPACGDVMKLQVKVDSDGKIIDAKFKTFGCGSAIASSSLATEWVKGKTLDEALRIKNVDIAKELKLPPVKLHCSMLAEDAIKAALSDYRVKQSSKEKLKQEQQ